One part of the Magallana gigas chromosome 5, xbMagGiga1.1, whole genome shotgun sequence genome encodes these proteins:
- the LOC117680391 gene encoding microtubule-associated protein 2 isoform X4 — MGVNVADSMDNYNQDQGASEMECQCDNNEPEQSLSKNVDDLDHSQNMNPSLSYVPHDVMDSNVAQEEENVPMSHEDPTNQPAYQHVSSHDRNAFDEQIVPGVCSCIEEPEPEVPQEEAVEVEQHETPQAQYKHKEECVDEEDYDDGSDGEDVGGGQFEYQGDDGEDDEEIEVYTDDGDYSDEDYDDGPDSYRASEEREVVSDEEIKDDKAEIILQQEASTTNTEAASISEPQVTDPSSKHVEADEMGPTDITTEENDSARNSEEREMYVAEEDQRFSEERNEKMGEEVERDHSSEADEDDMNERMKLGSGFVDEVQPQEDNSVLEGGMNESEQNVEDETQGQHVGEKESSSMDEREGSQEPDVEASAPFNSFAPQASDEQIQSHQETDNTIESEKMGEEQYVEDDKITKGEVKEEVSVDEIVVEEKPLECPQEKVPDVVLTTTMEPHTEVASECVGMVDIGEGEEGEIEIQSNVSEFGSQYAEMGDDRMDEEEESNFNSGENGEPKDDYYPDEGEEDIEREQDFEREDVKQQEVEDLIEQEESRESENIPEDVVCSVDQTESLGFDVNEKQMDMAQQSELENISHHVNEFQSEIAGTVDKPPDSIKLAQEQAEHQPHKAETFIESEGSDMEERSITPDPDQMLKMASPRSEMPQDAFDTVFHTKETISETEEEQGKPEETEGQIPEQASDFMPGSHVQCPGIEIAPPVNESDMEHIKMGAEQVEEAEFQKNQEDEVAPTASDEVAPTASDAMTGSLIMDEGQTIDDAEQVKEAEFDKSPDDEVDPQMDGNAMTGSLILDEGQTIDDAEQVKEAEFQKNQEDEVVPQMDGNAMTGSLILDEGQTIDDAEQVKEAEFDKSPDDEVVPQMDGNAMTGSLIMDEGQTIDDAEQGKEAEYDESPDDEVAPPTDGNAMTGSLIMDEGQTIEDAEPVKVAQFDESPDDDIAPPMSGSAMEGSLIMDEGQTIEDLPEEHTSVMEGSFVMDKGQTIEDLPTEQTQSVMEGSLIMDDGQTVDEVPQQDVMSRSLMEDSIVMDEGETFDNQEIQGDNSRSTMEDTNTSEDSQASLKMNVMTGSMMEGSIVLDEEEKLEDRFPEDAMSKSMVEESEKYNEGQTFEDSLGNAPAESPSESFNESQTEDSLRTTSVGFMDDEASLQRQTAQNMVENVLNDAIDKVESMQKTDDISVEESSIDKTESGIEECIPDRYEEPPPEEIKDVSVEEPIEKVESVAEESIPEQRDLSMEEPPSISRTEESATEDLSIEKSEEVTPPAEPEQQKDEAVQKIKEMEVEKKPPPKKEEKTPLKAKSEEAKKKEKVLKETKNVTKVEKDKKNVSVLSKEQKKEVIQKKEKPKPKAKVPAKTESKPTSAKSETEKTPKDNKYSHITSRLTQETSASLARKTVKRTELLQGNSKVPSPEKADIAKRSQSATRQARSPRKPKELSTVEDNKDLISRSKSTPRPGAHRRQTPSPMRGQMTTTRNPRPTKLLQPKKDASAANGVTSPASGTDEEKAGKRTPSASSKKKYGIDSKNTSYKPGGGQVKIFDKKVQVKASPRVDVGGKTPPGSSTSPRKESPRPKPTTPKGPAPNVKNVTSKIGSLQNTSYTPGGGQVRIATKKTDYSSVSSRVGSTANMDHRPGGGEKKTGGKKILSQKLEWKTNSKIGSLDNAKHSPGGGNIKIESHKVEFKAQSKVGSTDYISHKPGGGNKKIETQKLDFKDKAKPRVESKTAHKPGGGDKKIETQKLNFKESAKSRTDSGTATPKAQTESVNSQDSVN; from the exons ATGGGTGTTAATGTTGCAGACTCAATGGATAATTATAACCAAGATCAAGGTGCTTCTGAAATGGAATGTCAATGTGATAATAATGAACCAGAACAAAGTCTTTCGAAAAATGTGGATGATCTTGATCATTCACAAAATATGAACCCTAGTCTTTCTTATGTTCCTCATGATGTGATGGATTCGAATGTTGCTCAAGAGGAGGAAAATGTGCCTATGTCCCATGAGGATCCTACTAACCAGCCTGCATATCAGCATGTTTCATCCCATGACAGAAATGCATTTGACGAACAAATTGTTCCAGGTGTGTGTTCATGCATTGAAGAACCTGAACCAGAGGTTCCACAAGAAGAGGCTGTTGAGGTTGAACAGCATGAAACACCACAGGCTCAATACAAACACAAGGAAGAATGTGTGGATGAAGAGGATTATGATGATGGCTCTGATGGTGAAGATGTCGGAGGAGGTCAGTTTGAATATCAAGGAGACGATGGTGAAGATGATGAAGAAATAGAGGTTTACACTGATGATGGAGACTACAGTGATGAAGATTATGATGATGGCCCTGATAGCTACAGAGCTAGTGAAGAGAGAGAGGTTGTCTCAGATGAAGAGATAAAAGATGACAAAGCAGAGATTATTTTACAACAGGAAGCTTCTACAACTAACACAGAAGCTGCCTCAATTTCTGAACCACAAGTAACTGACCCAAGTTCCAAACATGTTGAAGCAGATGAAATGGGACCAACAGATATCACGACTGAAGAAAATGACAGTGCAAGAAATTCTGAGGAAAGAGAAATGTATGTAGCTGAAGAAGATCAGCGTTTTAGTGAGGAAAGAAATGAGAAAATGGGTGAAGAAGTAGAGAGAGATCATTCAAGTGAGGCTGATGAAGATGACATGAATGAAAGGATGAAGTTAGGTAGTGGTTTTGTAGATGAGGTTCAACCTCAAGAGGACAATTCTGTTCTGGAGGGGGGTATGAATGAAAGTGAGCAAAATGTAGAAGATGAGACCCAGGGTCAGCATGTTGGTGAGAAAGAGTCTAGTAGTATGGATGAGAGGGAAGGTAGTCAGGAACCAGATGTTGAAGCTTCAGCCCCCTTTAATTCCTTTGCTCCCCAAGCTTCTGATGAACAAATTCAATCTCATCAGGAAACAGACAATACCATTGAGTCTGAGAAAATGGGGGAAGAACAATATGTTGAAGATGACAAAATTACAAAAGGGGAGGTGAAAGAGGAAGTGAGTGTGGATGAAATTGTTGTGGAAGAAAAGCCCCTTGAATGCCCACAAGAAAAAGTTCCAGATGTGGTTTTAACCACAACAATGGAACCTCATACTGAGGTAGCAAGTGAATGTGTTGGCATGGTTGATATTGGTGAGGGTGAGGAGGGTGAGATAGAAATACAAAGCAATGTGAGTGAGTTTGGGTCTCAGTATGCAGAGATGGGTGATGATAGAATGGATGAGGAGGAAGAGAGTAACTTTAATAGTGGTGAAAATGGGGAGCCAAAGGATGATTATTATCCTGATGAGGGAGAGGAAGATATTGAGAGAGAACAAGATTTTGAGAGGGAAGATGTGAAACAGCAAGAAGTCGAAGACTTAATTGAACAAGAAGAAAGTAGAGAAAGTGAAAATATTCCTGAAGATGTAGTTTGTTCAGTCGACCAAACTGAAAGCTTGGGCTTTGATgtgaatgaaaaacaaatggACATGGCTCAACAAAGTGAACTTGAAAACATAAGTCATCATGTAAATGAGTTTCAAAGTGAAATTGCTGGGACTGTAGACAAACCACCTGATTCAATCAAACTTGCTCAAGAACAAGCAGAACATCAGCCACATAAAGCAGAGACATTTATTGAAAGTGAAGGATCAGACATGGAGGAAAGGTCCATTACCCCAGACCCTGACCAAATGCTTAAGATGGCCTCACCAAGAAGTGAAATGCCCCAAGATGCTTTTGATACAGTGTTCCATACTAAGGAGACAATTTCTGAGACAGAGGAAGAGCAAGGAAAGCCTGAAGAAACAGAAGGACAAATTCCAGAACAAGCATCAGATTTCATGCCTGGATCACATGTGCAATGTCCGGGGATTGAAATAGCTCCTCCAGTAAATGAAAGTGATATGGAACACATTAAGATGGGTGCTGAGCAAGTTGAAGAAGCTGAATTTCAGAAGAACCAAGAAGATGAAGTTGCTCCTACAGCATCTGATGAAGTTGCTCCTACAGCATCTGATGCTATGACAGGCTCCTTGATAATGGATGAAGGACAAACCATTGATGATGCTGAACAAGTTAAAGAAGCTGAATTTGACAAGAGCCCAGATGATGAAGTTGATCCACAAATGGATGGCAATGCAATGACTGGCTCTCTAATATTGGATGAAGGACAAACAATTGATGATGCTGAACAAGTTAAAGAAGCTGAATTTCAGAAGAACCAAGAAGATGAAGTTGTTCCACAAATGGATGGCAATGCAATGACTGGCTCTCTAATATTGGATGAAGGACAAACAATTGATGATGCTGAACAAGTTAAAGAAGCTGAATTTGACAAGAGCCCAGATGATGAAGTTGTTCCACAAATGGATGGCAATGCAATGACTGGCTCTCTAATAATGGATGAAGGTCAAACAATCGATGATGCTGAACAGGGTAAAGAGGCTGAATATGATGAGAGCCCAGATGATGAAGTTGCTCCACCAACGGATGGCAATGCAATGACAGGATCTTTAATTATGGATGAAGGACAAACAATTGAGGATGCTGAACCAGTTAAAGTTGCCCAATTTGATGAAAGTCCAGATGATGATATAGCACCACCAATGAGTGGTAGTGCAATGGAAGGCTCTCTAATAATGGATGAAGGACAGACAATTGAAGATCTTCCAGAAGAACACACTTCAGTTATGGAAGGATCTTTTGTTATGGATAAAGGCCAAACTATTGAGGATCTTCCCACAGAACAGACACAATCTGTTATGGAAGGTTCTTTGATAATGGATGATGGTCAAACTGTTGACGAAGTCCCACAACAGGATGTTATGTCAAGGTCTCTGATGGAAGATTCCATTGTGATGGATGAAGGAGAAACTTTCGACAATCAAGAAATCCAAGGTGATAACTCCAGATCCACAATGGAAGACACAAACACATCAGAGGACAGTCAAGCCTCACTGAAAATGAATGTCATGACAGGGTCCATGATGGAAGGATCAATTGTTCttgatgaagaagaaaaattagAAGATAGGTTCCCAGAGGATGCCATGTCAAAGTCCATGGTAGAGGAATCTGAAAAGTACAATGAGGGACAAACTTTCGAAGACTCATTAGGGAATGCTCCCGCCGAGTCTCCTTCTGAAAGCTTCAATGAATCTCAAACAGAAGATTCATTGAGGACAACCAGTGTTGGATTTATGGATGATGAGGCTAGTTTACAAAGGCAGACAGCACAAAATATGGTTGAAAATGTTCTGAATGATGCTATTGATAAAGTAGAAAGCATGCAGAAAACCGATGACATTTCTGTTGAAGAATCTTCAATAGACAAAACAGAGAGTGGCATTGAAGAATGCATACCAGACAGATATGAAGAACCACCTCCAGAGGAAATAAAGGATGTGTCAGTTGAGGAACCCATAGAGAAAGTGGAATCTGTGGCTGAAGAAAGTATACCTGAACAAAGAGATTTAAGCATGGAAGAACCACCATCTATATCTAGAACAGAGGAAAGCGCAACTGAAGACCTTTCAATTGAAAAATCAGAAGAAGTTACTCCTCCTGCTGAACCTGAACAACAAAAAGATGAGGCAGTTCAGAAGATTAAAGAAATGGAAGTAGAAAAGAAACCCCCTCctaaaaaagaggaaaaaacaCCACTAAAAGCAAAGTCAGAGGAGGctaaaaagaaagagaaagtgTTGAAGGagacaaaaaatgttacaaaggttgaaaaagataaaaagaatgTTTCAGTCCTAAGTAAAGAACAGAAAAAAGAAGTCATTCAGAAAAAGGAAAAACCAAAACCAAAAGCAAAGGTGCCTGCCAAAACTGAAAGTAAACCAACAAGTGCTAAATCAGAGACTGAAAAAACACCTAAGGATAATAAATACAGTCATATCACAAGCCGATTGACCCAGGAAACTAGTGCTAGTCTTGCTCGTAAAACTGTAAAAAGAACTGAGCTATTACAAGGAAACTCCAAGGTGCCTTCTCCAGAGAAGGCAGACATAGCTAAGCGGAGTCAGTCTGCAACTCGGCAGGCAAGATCCCCACGGAAACCGAAGGAGTTGTCTACAGTGGAAGACAACAAGGATCTGATTTCCCGCTCTAAATCCACCCCAAGACCTGGAGCTCACAGGAGGCAAACCCCCAGTCCAATGCGAGGCCAAATGACCACAACAAGGAACCCAAGACCCACCAAACTTCTACAACCcaaaaaag ATGCATCGGCTGCTAATGGTGTCACATCACCGGCTAGTGGGACGGACGAAGAAAAGGCGGGAAAAAGG ACTCCATCAGCCTCCTCCAAGAAGAAGTACGGCATTGATTCCAAGAACACAAGCTACAAGCCGGGAGGTGGACAGGTCAAAATATTCGACAAGAAGGTTCAGGTCAAAGCTTCTCCCAGAGTAGATGTGGGTGGCAAAACACCCCCTGGCTCCAGCACCTCACCCCGGAAAGAATCTC CTCGACCAAAACCCACCACCCCTAAAGGACCAGCACCCAATGTCAAGAACGTCACCTCCAAGATCGGATCTCTACAGAATACCAGCTACACCCCAGGGGGTGGACAG gtGAGAATTGCCACAAAGAAGACAGACTATTCCAGTGTCTCAAGTAGAGTAGGCTCCACAGCAAACATGGACCACAGGCCAGGTGGAGGGGAGAAAAAG ACTGGTGGTAAAAAG ATATTGTCACAGAAATTGGAATGGAAGACGAATTCCAAAATTGGCTCTTTGGATAATGCCAAACACTCGCCGGGCGGCGGTAATATTAAA ATCGAGAGTCACAAAGTTGAGTTCAAGGCCCAGTCAAAGGTCGGGTCCACCGATTACATCTCACACAAACCTGGGGGAGGCAACAAGAAG ATTGAAACACAAAAACTAGACTTCAAAGACAAAGCTAAACCTAGAGTAGAATCTAAAACAGCTCACAAACCTGGAGGGGGTGATAAAAAG
- the LOC117680391 gene encoding microtubule-associated protein 2 isoform X10 produces the protein MGVNVADSMDNYNQDQGASEMECQCDNNEPEQSLSKNVDDLDHSQNMNPSLSYVPHDVMDSNVAQEEENVPMSHEDPTNQPAYQHVSSHDRNAFDEQIVPGVCSCIEEPEPEVPQEEAVEVEQHETPQAQYKHKEECVDEEDYDDGSDGEDVGGGQFEYQGDDGEDDEEIEVYTDDGDYSDEDYDDGPDSYRASEEREVVSDEEIKDDKAEIILQQEASTTNTEAASISEPQVTDPSSKHVEADEMGPTDITTEENDSARNSEEREMYVAEEDQRFSEERNEKMGEEVERDHSSEADEDDMNERMKLGSGFVDEVQPQEDNSVLEGGMNESEQNVEDETQGQHVGEKESSSMDEREGSQEPDVEASAPFNSFAPQASDEQIQSHQETDNTIESEKMGEEQYVEDDKITKGEVKEEVSVDEIVVEEKPLECPQEKVPDVVLTTTMEPHTEVASECVGMVDIGEGEEGEIEIQSNVSEFGSQYAEMGDDRMDEEEESNFNSGENGEPKDDYYPDEGEEDIEREQDFEREDVKQQEVEDLIEQEESRESENIPEDVVCSVDQTESLGFDVNEKQMDMAQQSELENISHHVNEFQSEIAGTVDKPPDSIKLAQEQAEHQPHKAETFIESEGSDMEERSITPDPDQMLKMASPRSEMPQDAFDTVFHTKETISETEEEQGKPEETEGQIPEQASDFMPGSHVQCPGIEIAPPVNESDMEHIKMGAEQVEEAEFQKNQEDEVAPTASDEVAPTASDAMTGSLIMDEGQTIDDAEQVKEAEFDKSPDDEVDPQMDGNAMTGSLILDEGQTIDDAEQVKEAEFQKNQEDEVVPQMDGNAMTGSLILDEGQTIDDAEQVKEAEFDKSPDDEVVPQMDGNAMTGSLIMDEGQTIDDAEQGKEAEYDESPDDEVAPPTDGNAMTGSLIMDEGQTIEDAEPVKVAQFDESPDDDIAPPMSGSAMEGSLIMDEGQTIEDLPEEHTSVMEGSFVMDKGQTIEDLPTEQTQSVMEGSLIMDDGQTVDEVPQQDVMSRSLMEDSIVMDEGETFDNQEIQGDNSRSTMEDTNTSEDSQASLKMNVMTGSMMEGSIVLDEEEKLEDRFPEDAMSKSMVEESEKYNEGQTFEDSLGNAPAESPSESFNESQTEDSLRTTSVGFMDDEASLQRQTAQNMVENVLNDAIDKVESMQKTDDISVEESSIDKTESGIEECIPDRYEEPPPEEIKDVSVEEPIEKVESVAEESIPEQRDLSMEEPPSISRTEESATEDLSIEKSEEVTPPAEPEQQKDEAVQKIKEMEVEKKPPPKKEEKTPLKAKSEEAKKKEKVLKETKNVTKVEKDKKNVSVLSKEQKKEVIQKKEKPKPKAKVPAKTESKPTSAKSETEKTPKDNKYSHITSRLTQETSASLARKTVKRTELLQGNSKVPSPEKADIAKRSQSATRQARSPRKPKELSTVEDNKDLISRSKSTPRPGAHRRQTPSPMRGQMTTTRNPRPTKLLQPKKDASAANGVTSPASGTDEEKAGKRTPSASSKKKYGIDSKNTSYKPGGGQVKIFDKKVQVKASPRVDVGGKTPPGSSTSPRKESPRPKPTTPKGPAPNVKNVTSKIGSLQNTSYTPGGGQVRIATKKTDYSSVSSRVGSTANMDHRPGGGEKKTGGKKIESHKVEFKAQSKVGSTDYISHKPGGGNKKIETQKLDFKDKAKPRVESKTAHKPGGGDKKGQMAKDIPIPDKQ, from the exons ATGGGTGTTAATGTTGCAGACTCAATGGATAATTATAACCAAGATCAAGGTGCTTCTGAAATGGAATGTCAATGTGATAATAATGAACCAGAACAAAGTCTTTCGAAAAATGTGGATGATCTTGATCATTCACAAAATATGAACCCTAGTCTTTCTTATGTTCCTCATGATGTGATGGATTCGAATGTTGCTCAAGAGGAGGAAAATGTGCCTATGTCCCATGAGGATCCTACTAACCAGCCTGCATATCAGCATGTTTCATCCCATGACAGAAATGCATTTGACGAACAAATTGTTCCAGGTGTGTGTTCATGCATTGAAGAACCTGAACCAGAGGTTCCACAAGAAGAGGCTGTTGAGGTTGAACAGCATGAAACACCACAGGCTCAATACAAACACAAGGAAGAATGTGTGGATGAAGAGGATTATGATGATGGCTCTGATGGTGAAGATGTCGGAGGAGGTCAGTTTGAATATCAAGGAGACGATGGTGAAGATGATGAAGAAATAGAGGTTTACACTGATGATGGAGACTACAGTGATGAAGATTATGATGATGGCCCTGATAGCTACAGAGCTAGTGAAGAGAGAGAGGTTGTCTCAGATGAAGAGATAAAAGATGACAAAGCAGAGATTATTTTACAACAGGAAGCTTCTACAACTAACACAGAAGCTGCCTCAATTTCTGAACCACAAGTAACTGACCCAAGTTCCAAACATGTTGAAGCAGATGAAATGGGACCAACAGATATCACGACTGAAGAAAATGACAGTGCAAGAAATTCTGAGGAAAGAGAAATGTATGTAGCTGAAGAAGATCAGCGTTTTAGTGAGGAAAGAAATGAGAAAATGGGTGAAGAAGTAGAGAGAGATCATTCAAGTGAGGCTGATGAAGATGACATGAATGAAAGGATGAAGTTAGGTAGTGGTTTTGTAGATGAGGTTCAACCTCAAGAGGACAATTCTGTTCTGGAGGGGGGTATGAATGAAAGTGAGCAAAATGTAGAAGATGAGACCCAGGGTCAGCATGTTGGTGAGAAAGAGTCTAGTAGTATGGATGAGAGGGAAGGTAGTCAGGAACCAGATGTTGAAGCTTCAGCCCCCTTTAATTCCTTTGCTCCCCAAGCTTCTGATGAACAAATTCAATCTCATCAGGAAACAGACAATACCATTGAGTCTGAGAAAATGGGGGAAGAACAATATGTTGAAGATGACAAAATTACAAAAGGGGAGGTGAAAGAGGAAGTGAGTGTGGATGAAATTGTTGTGGAAGAAAAGCCCCTTGAATGCCCACAAGAAAAAGTTCCAGATGTGGTTTTAACCACAACAATGGAACCTCATACTGAGGTAGCAAGTGAATGTGTTGGCATGGTTGATATTGGTGAGGGTGAGGAGGGTGAGATAGAAATACAAAGCAATGTGAGTGAGTTTGGGTCTCAGTATGCAGAGATGGGTGATGATAGAATGGATGAGGAGGAAGAGAGTAACTTTAATAGTGGTGAAAATGGGGAGCCAAAGGATGATTATTATCCTGATGAGGGAGAGGAAGATATTGAGAGAGAACAAGATTTTGAGAGGGAAGATGTGAAACAGCAAGAAGTCGAAGACTTAATTGAACAAGAAGAAAGTAGAGAAAGTGAAAATATTCCTGAAGATGTAGTTTGTTCAGTCGACCAAACTGAAAGCTTGGGCTTTGATgtgaatgaaaaacaaatggACATGGCTCAACAAAGTGAACTTGAAAACATAAGTCATCATGTAAATGAGTTTCAAAGTGAAATTGCTGGGACTGTAGACAAACCACCTGATTCAATCAAACTTGCTCAAGAACAAGCAGAACATCAGCCACATAAAGCAGAGACATTTATTGAAAGTGAAGGATCAGACATGGAGGAAAGGTCCATTACCCCAGACCCTGACCAAATGCTTAAGATGGCCTCACCAAGAAGTGAAATGCCCCAAGATGCTTTTGATACAGTGTTCCATACTAAGGAGACAATTTCTGAGACAGAGGAAGAGCAAGGAAAGCCTGAAGAAACAGAAGGACAAATTCCAGAACAAGCATCAGATTTCATGCCTGGATCACATGTGCAATGTCCGGGGATTGAAATAGCTCCTCCAGTAAATGAAAGTGATATGGAACACATTAAGATGGGTGCTGAGCAAGTTGAAGAAGCTGAATTTCAGAAGAACCAAGAAGATGAAGTTGCTCCTACAGCATCTGATGAAGTTGCTCCTACAGCATCTGATGCTATGACAGGCTCCTTGATAATGGATGAAGGACAAACCATTGATGATGCTGAACAAGTTAAAGAAGCTGAATTTGACAAGAGCCCAGATGATGAAGTTGATCCACAAATGGATGGCAATGCAATGACTGGCTCTCTAATATTGGATGAAGGACAAACAATTGATGATGCTGAACAAGTTAAAGAAGCTGAATTTCAGAAGAACCAAGAAGATGAAGTTGTTCCACAAATGGATGGCAATGCAATGACTGGCTCTCTAATATTGGATGAAGGACAAACAATTGATGATGCTGAACAAGTTAAAGAAGCTGAATTTGACAAGAGCCCAGATGATGAAGTTGTTCCACAAATGGATGGCAATGCAATGACTGGCTCTCTAATAATGGATGAAGGTCAAACAATCGATGATGCTGAACAGGGTAAAGAGGCTGAATATGATGAGAGCCCAGATGATGAAGTTGCTCCACCAACGGATGGCAATGCAATGACAGGATCTTTAATTATGGATGAAGGACAAACAATTGAGGATGCTGAACCAGTTAAAGTTGCCCAATTTGATGAAAGTCCAGATGATGATATAGCACCACCAATGAGTGGTAGTGCAATGGAAGGCTCTCTAATAATGGATGAAGGACAGACAATTGAAGATCTTCCAGAAGAACACACTTCAGTTATGGAAGGATCTTTTGTTATGGATAAAGGCCAAACTATTGAGGATCTTCCCACAGAACAGACACAATCTGTTATGGAAGGTTCTTTGATAATGGATGATGGTCAAACTGTTGACGAAGTCCCACAACAGGATGTTATGTCAAGGTCTCTGATGGAAGATTCCATTGTGATGGATGAAGGAGAAACTTTCGACAATCAAGAAATCCAAGGTGATAACTCCAGATCCACAATGGAAGACACAAACACATCAGAGGACAGTCAAGCCTCACTGAAAATGAATGTCATGACAGGGTCCATGATGGAAGGATCAATTGTTCttgatgaagaagaaaaattagAAGATAGGTTCCCAGAGGATGCCATGTCAAAGTCCATGGTAGAGGAATCTGAAAAGTACAATGAGGGACAAACTTTCGAAGACTCATTAGGGAATGCTCCCGCCGAGTCTCCTTCTGAAAGCTTCAATGAATCTCAAACAGAAGATTCATTGAGGACAACCAGTGTTGGATTTATGGATGATGAGGCTAGTTTACAAAGGCAGACAGCACAAAATATGGTTGAAAATGTTCTGAATGATGCTATTGATAAAGTAGAAAGCATGCAGAAAACCGATGACATTTCTGTTGAAGAATCTTCAATAGACAAAACAGAGAGTGGCATTGAAGAATGCATACCAGACAGATATGAAGAACCACCTCCAGAGGAAATAAAGGATGTGTCAGTTGAGGAACCCATAGAGAAAGTGGAATCTGTGGCTGAAGAAAGTATACCTGAACAAAGAGATTTAAGCATGGAAGAACCACCATCTATATCTAGAACAGAGGAAAGCGCAACTGAAGACCTTTCAATTGAAAAATCAGAAGAAGTTACTCCTCCTGCTGAACCTGAACAACAAAAAGATGAGGCAGTTCAGAAGATTAAAGAAATGGAAGTAGAAAAGAAACCCCCTCctaaaaaagaggaaaaaacaCCACTAAAAGCAAAGTCAGAGGAGGctaaaaagaaagagaaagtgTTGAAGGagacaaaaaatgttacaaaggttgaaaaagataaaaagaatgTTTCAGTCCTAAGTAAAGAACAGAAAAAAGAAGTCATTCAGAAAAAGGAAAAACCAAAACCAAAAGCAAAGGTGCCTGCCAAAACTGAAAGTAAACCAACAAGTGCTAAATCAGAGACTGAAAAAACACCTAAGGATAATAAATACAGTCATATCACAAGCCGATTGACCCAGGAAACTAGTGCTAGTCTTGCTCGTAAAACTGTAAAAAGAACTGAGCTATTACAAGGAAACTCCAAGGTGCCTTCTCCAGAGAAGGCAGACATAGCTAAGCGGAGTCAGTCTGCAACTCGGCAGGCAAGATCCCCACGGAAACCGAAGGAGTTGTCTACAGTGGAAGACAACAAGGATCTGATTTCCCGCTCTAAATCCACCCCAAGACCTGGAGCTCACAGGAGGCAAACCCCCAGTCCAATGCGAGGCCAAATGACCACAACAAGGAACCCAAGACCCACCAAACTTCTACAACCcaaaaaag ATGCATCGGCTGCTAATGGTGTCACATCACCGGCTAGTGGGACGGACGAAGAAAAGGCGGGAAAAAGG ACTCCATCAGCCTCCTCCAAGAAGAAGTACGGCATTGATTCCAAGAACACAAGCTACAAGCCGGGAGGTGGACAGGTCAAAATATTCGACAAGAAGGTTCAGGTCAAAGCTTCTCCCAGAGTAGATGTGGGTGGCAAAACACCCCCTGGCTCCAGCACCTCACCCCGGAAAGAATCTC CTCGACCAAAACCCACCACCCCTAAAGGACCAGCACCCAATGTCAAGAACGTCACCTCCAAGATCGGATCTCTACAGAATACCAGCTACACCCCAGGGGGTGGACAG gtGAGAATTGCCACAAAGAAGACAGACTATTCCAGTGTCTCAAGTAGAGTAGGCTCCACAGCAAACATGGACCACAGGCCAGGTGGAGGGGAGAAAAAG ACTGGTGGTAAAAAG ATCGAGAGTCACAAAGTTGAGTTCAAGGCCCAGTCAAAGGTCGGGTCCACCGATTACATCTCACACAAACCTGGGGGAGGCAACAAGAAG ATTGAAACACAAAAACTAGACTTCAAAGACAAAGCTAAACCTAGAGTAGAATCTAAAACAGCTCACAAACCTGGAGGGGGTGATAAAAAG